In Candidatus Sulfotelmatobacter sp., a genomic segment contains:
- a CDS encoding protein-disulfide reductase DsbD domain-containing protein, whose product MISPRHSSNLIVILALLAVTASAQTGKAPSVSFAPVALVTAPRAAQTMVSLNFRVASGFHINSNTPKDEYLIPTSLKMDLPTDIILGKINYPEGKDLTFPFSPDEKLNVYSGDFTIAVAVHPLHAVTPGKYVMHGVLRYQACDNAQCFPPKTLPVSFDVKVVKEPPGPHKNPAQSPHVHN is encoded by the coding sequence ATGATTTCGCCAAGGCATAGCTCGAACCTGATCGTCATCCTGGCGCTGCTCGCGGTCACGGCATCCGCGCAGACCGGCAAAGCGCCATCGGTTTCCTTCGCGCCAGTGGCGCTGGTGACGGCCCCCCGCGCAGCGCAGACGATGGTGAGCCTAAATTTCCGCGTGGCCTCCGGTTTTCACATCAACTCCAACACGCCGAAGGACGAGTATTTAATTCCAACCAGCCTGAAGATGGACCTGCCCACCGACATCATTCTTGGAAAGATCAATTATCCCGAAGGCAAAGACTTGACCTTCCCTTTTTCTCCCGACGAAAAGCTAAACGTGTACAGCGGAGATTTTACGATCGCGGTGGCCGTGCATCCGCTGCACGCGGTAACGCCGGGAAAGTACGTGATGCACGGCGTCCTGCGCTACCAGGCCTGCGACAACGCGCAGTGCTTCCCACCGAAAACTCTGCCGGTAAGCTTCGATGTCAAAGTCGTCAAGGAACCGCCGGGACCACACAAAAATCCGGCCCAGAGCCCGCACGTGCATAACTAG
- a CDS encoding glutamine--tRNA ligase/YqeY domain fusion protein, with protein sequence MKTSNAEAETGEKAAPELRPSNFMRDIIFDDLKTNKFAGRVQTRFPPEPNGYLHIGHAKAICLDFGLADEFGGHTNLRFDDTNPEKEETEYVDSIMEDVKWLGFHWDGLFYASDYFDQLYEWALKLIRDGKAYVDDLSAEEIRKYRGTLTEPGKDSPHRNRSVKENRDLFQRMKAGEFPDGSRVLRAKIDMASPNLNMRDPVMYRILHAEHHRTGNKWCIYPMYDFAHGQSDSLEKVTHSMCTLEFEDHRPLYNWFIQQLGIFPSQQIEFDRLNLTHTLLSKRKLRQLVQEGRVRGWDDPRMPTLSGIRRRGYTPEAIRNFCGAIGVSKTTGSIELAMLEHFVREDLNKRALRVMAVLRPLKVVIDNYPEGQSEEMDAVNNPEDESAGSRKVPFSRVLYIEQDDFREVPPPKYYRLSPGREVRLRYGYFITCTSVVKNENGEVVEVHCTYDPATRGGNAPDGRKVKATIHWVSAVHAVEGEVRVYENLFLKEDPSDVEEGEDVLDNLNPNSLEIIADAKLEPSLANAEAGTRYQFERLGYFCVDPDSKSGRPVFNRTVALKDAWARTEKRQGGK encoded by the coding sequence ATGAAAACGTCCAATGCCGAGGCAGAGACCGGCGAAAAGGCCGCGCCCGAGCTTCGACCGTCTAACTTCATGCGCGACATTATTTTTGACGACCTGAAGACTAATAAGTTCGCCGGGCGGGTGCAGACGCGATTTCCTCCCGAGCCCAACGGATATCTCCACATCGGGCACGCTAAGGCGATCTGCCTCGACTTTGGGCTCGCCGACGAGTTCGGCGGACACACGAATCTCCGCTTCGACGACACCAATCCTGAGAAAGAAGAGACCGAATACGTCGACTCCATCATGGAGGACGTGAAGTGGCTGGGCTTTCACTGGGACGGACTTTTTTACGCGTCGGATTATTTCGACCAGCTCTATGAGTGGGCGCTGAAATTGATTCGCGATGGCAAGGCCTACGTCGACGACCTCTCGGCGGAAGAAATTCGCAAGTATCGCGGCACGCTCACCGAGCCGGGCAAGGACAGTCCGCATCGCAATCGGTCGGTGAAGGAGAATCGCGATCTGTTTCAGCGCATGAAGGCGGGAGAATTTCCCGACGGCTCGCGCGTGCTGCGGGCCAAGATCGACATGGCGTCGCCGAACTTGAATATGCGCGATCCGGTGATGTATCGCATTCTGCACGCCGAGCACCACCGCACCGGCAACAAGTGGTGCATCTATCCGATGTACGACTTTGCCCACGGCCAGTCGGACTCGCTCGAAAAAGTTACGCATTCGATGTGCACGCTGGAGTTTGAAGATCATCGCCCGCTCTACAACTGGTTCATCCAGCAACTGGGCATTTTTCCGTCGCAGCAGATCGAGTTCGACCGGCTCAACCTGACGCACACGCTGCTGAGTAAACGCAAATTGCGGCAACTGGTGCAGGAAGGGCGCGTGCGGGGATGGGACGATCCGCGCATGCCGACGCTGAGCGGCATTCGACGCCGCGGGTACACGCCGGAAGCGATCCGCAATTTCTGCGGAGCGATTGGCGTATCGAAAACCACCGGCTCGATCGAGCTTGCGATGCTCGAACATTTTGTGCGCGAGGACTTGAACAAGCGCGCCCTGCGCGTGATGGCGGTGCTGCGTCCGTTGAAAGTTGTGATCGACAACTATCCCGAGGGACAGAGTGAGGAGATGGATGCGGTGAACAATCCCGAAGATGAAAGCGCCGGTTCGCGCAAAGTGCCGTTCTCGCGCGTGCTCTATATCGAGCAGGATGATTTTCGCGAGGTGCCTCCGCCGAAGTATTACCGGCTGTCGCCGGGACGCGAGGTTCGCCTGCGCTATGGATATTTCATTACCTGCACGAGCGTCGTGAAAAACGAGAACGGCGAAGTGGTCGAGGTTCACTGTACGTATGATCCTGCGACGCGTGGCGGCAATGCTCCCGACGGCCGCAAGGTGAAGGCGACGATCCACTGGGTCTCGGCCGTGCACGCGGTGGAGGGCGAAGTGCGCGTGTACGAAAATCTTTTTCTGAAAGAAGATCCCAGCGATGTAGAGGAAGGCGAGGATGTGCTCGACAATCTGAATCCAAACTCGCTGGAAATTATTGCCGACGCGAAGCTTGAACCGTCGCTAGCCAACGCTGAGGCGGGAACCCGCTATCAGTTCGAACGTCTGGGATATTTTTGTGTCGATCCCGACTCTAAGTCAGGCAGGCCGGTGTTCAACCGTACTGTCGCGTTGAAAGATGCTTGGGCGAGAACCGAGAAGAGACAGGGCGGGAAATAG
- a CDS encoding FG-GAP repeat protein — MDQIAELTASDEQQFSYLGTSVAVSGNTVVVGAPGTDGQGNFVSGAAYVYVKPSTGWGNMTQVAKLTASDAGGTAGFGLSVAISGKTIVVNSNLPELYVFEEPAGGWTDMTETAILSVSPVGLGPCLCGQLGIDGDTLIVGSPLDAFGNFGSIEVYVKPATGWQNTSQPNATLIQADAQYEEQSFRSVAISGGTVVGEGLVFANNTAENSVFLFTKPANGWNGDYTPQAVLSSTQALNYFGGGTVSISGNTVVAGSNSPNLTNFPPPFVDVWVEPTSGWSDMTETAQLSDGNTTFADEFGTSTAIVGNRILVGTPAAYAVKAGSAYRGTVFSFTKPANGWKTTTTPNGRLLNSDATNNDGFGSSLAAAGTTTVVGAPYGPTSSYNGRAYVY; from the coding sequence ATGGACCAGATCGCGGAATTGACAGCTTCGGACGAGCAACAATTCAGCTACCTGGGAACATCGGTGGCAGTGAGCGGCAACACCGTTGTAGTCGGCGCACCTGGCACCGATGGCCAGGGCAATTTCGTTTCAGGAGCCGCTTACGTTTACGTGAAGCCGTCCACAGGATGGGGGAATATGACCCAAGTCGCGAAGCTGACAGCTTCCGACGCTGGCGGAACGGCCGGATTTGGTCTCTCGGTGGCCATCAGCGGAAAGACGATCGTAGTCAATTCGAATCTTCCGGAACTATATGTTTTCGAAGAACCGGCCGGTGGCTGGACCGATATGACCGAAACCGCGATCCTGAGCGTTTCCCCCGTCGGCCTGGGTCCGTGCCTTTGCGGCCAGTTGGGGATTGACGGAGACACCCTCATCGTCGGGTCGCCGCTCGACGCCTTCGGTAATTTTGGTTCAATCGAGGTTTACGTCAAACCGGCCACTGGCTGGCAGAACACTTCCCAACCCAATGCCACGCTGATCCAGGCCGATGCACAATACGAGGAGCAGTCCTTCCGGTCGGTTGCCATTAGCGGCGGCACGGTCGTCGGGGAAGGTCTCGTTTTCGCCAATAACACGGCAGAGAACTCCGTTTTCCTGTTTACCAAGCCAGCGAATGGTTGGAACGGGGACTACACTCCGCAGGCCGTGCTGTCCTCCACGCAAGCGTTGAATTACTTTGGCGGGGGCACCGTCTCCATCAGCGGCAATACTGTCGTCGCCGGCTCGAACAGTCCTAACTTAACTAATTTTCCGCCGCCCTTTGTCGACGTGTGGGTCGAGCCCACCTCGGGTTGGAGCGACATGACGGAAACGGCTCAACTCAGCGATGGCAACACTACCTTCGCTGACGAATTCGGCACCTCCACGGCGATCGTCGGCAACCGAATCCTGGTAGGCACGCCCGCTGCCTACGCTGTCAAAGCCGGCTCGGCCTACCGCGGAACGGTGTTCTCATTCACCAAACCAGCGAACGGCTGGAAAACCACCACCACCCCGAACGGCCGCTTGCTCAATTCCGACGCCACTAACAACGACGGATTCGGTTCCAGCCTCGCGGCAGCCGGAACCACCACAGTGGTAGGCGCTCCCTACGGCCCCACCTCCAGTTACAATGGCAGAGCTTACGTTTATTGA
- a CDS encoding radical SAM protein has translation MTVAPALDRNQPAIPSEKHYALLINPFYPKDANASFGKHVLTPSLALTSFAATTPEHWRVDYWDENLLDGRPPFRPMPQVVGITVHLTFAQRAYELADWYRARGSKVIFGGLHVLSCPDECAPHADALALGDGVQLWPRILKDVEANRLQARYVATYENDYCDDPSPRRSILPRRSFLTTTSLIATRGCHNRCGFCYLATDGLRMPYRMRHPQQVVDDFREDDQPYAVFIDNNLGSRRDYLHQLCAALRPLDKIWSAAVTIDVTDDLSLIRNMALAGCTGVFVGFESLSDDNLADSHKKTPKTSDYARRVRILHDYGIQVNGSFVLGFDHDRKDVFARTAEWIEENRLECSTFHILTPYPATPLFRQMEEQRRILHRDWTLYDTGHAVFQPKHMTPEELEQGYAWIYQRLFSHASIWRRRPEDWQAIPLYLAMSYLYKRSNRFWHLLIKHDLVNPVWKPLVEMTRLRHVHFRRRLAQREASAAVAPGQVVSAGV, from the coding sequence ATGACCGTCGCGCCCGCGCTCGATCGCAACCAACCCGCGATCCCGAGCGAAAAACATTACGCCCTGCTGATCAATCCGTTCTATCCCAAGGATGCGAATGCCAGCTTCGGCAAGCACGTCCTCACGCCGAGCCTGGCTCTGACGAGCTTTGCGGCGACGACCCCCGAACACTGGCGCGTCGACTACTGGGACGAAAATCTGCTCGACGGCCGTCCGCCGTTTCGTCCCATGCCGCAGGTCGTGGGCATCACCGTGCATCTGACTTTTGCGCAACGTGCATACGAACTGGCGGATTGGTACCGTGCCCGCGGATCAAAAGTGATTTTCGGCGGACTGCACGTGCTGTCATGCCCCGATGAATGCGCGCCGCATGCGGATGCGCTCGCGCTCGGCGACGGCGTGCAATTGTGGCCTCGCATTTTAAAAGACGTGGAAGCAAACCGCCTGCAAGCGCGCTATGTCGCCACCTATGAGAACGATTATTGCGACGACCCCTCGCCGCGGCGCTCGATTCTGCCGCGCCGCAGCTTTCTGACAACGACCAGCCTGATCGCCACGCGAGGATGCCACAATCGCTGCGGCTTCTGCTATCTCGCCACGGACGGCCTGCGCATGCCCTATCGCATGCGGCATCCGCAGCAGGTGGTGGATGACTTTCGAGAGGATGACCAGCCGTACGCGGTTTTCATCGATAACAATCTCGGCTCACGCCGCGACTATCTGCACCAGCTCTGCGCCGCGCTGCGTCCGCTCGATAAAATATGGAGCGCCGCCGTCACGATTGACGTAACCGACGATCTCAGCCTGATCCGCAACATGGCCCTTGCAGGATGCACCGGCGTCTTCGTCGGCTTCGAATCGCTCTCCGACGACAATCTCGCCGACTCGCATAAGAAAACGCCGAAGACCTCAGACTACGCGCGGCGCGTCCGCATCCTGCACGACTACGGAATTCAGGTGAACGGATCGTTCGTCCTTGGCTTCGATCACGACCGCAAAGACGTTTTCGCCCGCACCGCCGAATGGATCGAAGAAAATCGACTGGAGTGCTCCACGTTCCACATTCTTACGCCCTACCCGGCCACACCTTTGTTTCGTCAAATGGAAGAGCAACGCCGAATCCTGCATCGTGACTGGACGCTTTATGACACAGGCCACGCTGTTTTTCAGCCGAAACACATGACGCCCGAAGAACTCGAGCAGGGCTATGCCTGGATCTACCAGCGGCTGTTTTCACACGCCTCGATTTGGCGTCGCCGGCCGGAAGACTGGCAGGCGATCCCCCTCTACCTGGCAATGTCCTATTTGTATAAAAGATCGAACCGCTTCTGGCATCTGCTGATCAAGCACGACCTGGTGAATCCGGTCTGGAAGCCGCTGGTCGAGATGACGCGCTTGCGTCACGTGCATTTTCGCCGCCGATTGGCGCAGCGAGAGGCGTCTGCGGCCGTGGCACCGGGGCAAGTTGTGTCGGCCGGGGTTTAA
- the gltX gene encoding glutamate--tRNA ligase has translation MTSLSQNRPRVRFAPSPTGFLHVGSARTFIFNWLYARRNGGTMILRLDDTDVERNTDASVNSIFDGLKWLALGWDEEYKQSERGELHRRMAETIFEKGLAYRDFTPAHTGDSERSGAQGTWLFNTGMRELSREESDRRAAAGESFALRFRVPRDNGRIVRFSDAVYGKQVKAGADIEDFALLRSDGMPTYHLASCADDADLRISHIIRGQDHLSNTYKHVLIFEAAGFSPPQFAHLPLLVAPDGTKLSKRRHGPVVSVTTYRDAGFLPEAFINFLCLLGWSPKNDRENMSLQELRDAFSLQGINRSNAVVNFKEPAATPEETFDPKAVWLNAEHIRGLNVEDLSQRLLPIVHAAGFTATAEKMLRITPLIRERIKLLRDVLTAADFFFAEQLPPYDPAELIPQKGDAAMALKVLRRAKEVLPNVEFKHDPLDQALRAAAQELGVKAGQMFQPIRVAVCGRKNAPPLFETLEVLGKETTLARIGQAIDRIQ, from the coding sequence ATGACCTCACTTTCGCAAAACCGGCCGCGAGTGCGCTTTGCGCCTTCGCCAACCGGGTTCCTCCATGTGGGCAGCGCCCGCACCTTCATTTTCAACTGGCTGTACGCCCGCCGAAATGGGGGCACGATGATCCTGCGGCTCGACGATACGGATGTGGAACGCAACACAGACGCCTCGGTCAATTCCATTTTCGATGGCCTGAAGTGGCTGGCCCTGGGTTGGGACGAAGAATATAAACAGTCCGAGCGCGGCGAACTGCATCGCCGGATGGCCGAGACGATTTTTGAAAAAGGTTTGGCCTACCGCGATTTCACTCCCGCCCATACCGGGGATAGTGAGAGATCGGGCGCGCAGGGTACCTGGCTCTTCAATACCGGGATGCGGGAACTCTCCCGCGAGGAAAGCGACCGCCGCGCCGCCGCCGGTGAATCGTTTGCGCTGCGCTTTCGCGTTCCGCGCGACAACGGCCGGATCGTGCGCTTCAGCGACGCCGTTTACGGCAAACAGGTGAAGGCAGGCGCCGACATTGAAGATTTTGCCCTTTTGCGATCCGATGGCATGCCGACGTATCACCTCGCCTCGTGCGCGGACGATGCCGACCTGCGCATCAGCCATATCATTCGCGGTCAGGATCATCTGTCGAACACTTACAAGCACGTATTGATTTTCGAGGCCGCGGGCTTCTCGCCCCCACAGTTCGCGCATCTGCCCTTGCTGGTCGCGCCCGATGGAACCAAGCTCTCGAAACGCCGCCATGGCCCGGTCGTAAGCGTTACAACCTATCGCGACGCTGGATTTCTTCCCGAAGCTTTCATCAATTTTCTGTGCCTGCTGGGCTGGTCGCCAAAAAACGATCGCGAGAATATGTCGCTGCAAGAACTGCGAGACGCATTCTCGCTGCAAGGCATCAACCGCTCGAACGCAGTGGTGAACTTCAAAGAGCCAGCGGCCACGCCGGAGGAAACATTCGATCCCAAAGCGGTTTGGCTCAATGCCGAGCATATTCGCGGCCTGAACGTCGAAGACCTCAGTCAGCGCCTTCTGCCGATCGTGCACGCCGCCGGCTTCACTGCGACAGCCGAGAAAATGCTGCGCATCACGCCGCTCATCCGCGAGCGCATTAAGCTGCTGCGCGACGTGCTCACAGCCGCCGACTTCTTTTTTGCAGAGCAGTTGCCGCCCTACGATCCGGCCGAACTGATCCCGCAAAAGGGAGACGCAGCCATGGCGCTGAAAGTTCTACGGCGCGCGAAGGAAGTTCTGCCCAATGTCGAATTTAAACACGATCCTCTCGATCAGGCGCTGCGCGCCGCAGCGCAGGAATTGGGCGTGAAGGCTGGACAGATGTTTCAGCCGATCCGCGTCGCCGTCTGCGGCCGCAAGAACGCGCCGCCATTGTTCGAAACGCTGGAAGTGTTGGGGAAAGAGACCACGCTGGCAAGGATTGGGCAAGCGATCGACCGAATTCAATAG
- a CDS encoding diguanylate cyclase, giving the protein MNSIVTTTTVLVPGFVSVLLFLVFTYLHEQSRQPYFRAWQLAWAAYSLHYVVDAFPSSPFSFLLSELFLVAMVLCIFVSTRLMRGPDHLRWYDAAVGGAGVVLAGITLSQHIVDGAFRPDVQPSIRLGVGLAVILLYSSWCFYVNGHKRGSLAFQVLGISLALWAALWAVGQVQSPLGEMFGSASRLFGAVPQMLLGIAMVMVLFENQRNAVQENTLALSTLGVDPRRLLFAEDLVPSMQAALERLRSALAMERAAIVITERWRSLLPSVQQGFSPGFLEAMEKSGAGDYICELAYRQSGIYTVQGLAEMTEPLPVAPLGTFAEFKRILTEADVRNLTAVNLRTREHNFGVILFPHAERRGFGSSGPHLMVGLALQLGLTLENYAISHDAHRRTKEYELLTEIGKAISSRLDQDEILRTIQIELGQIFDTSHFYIAFQEGDRIEFELEVRENRVLPKRTRELRNAFTEYVIRSGEPLLIRSDLETTRSNLGISHIPSRPAKCLIAAPIFLNNKAYGIMVAMNPECEFVFEQRDLDVLVTAAGQVSVAVENARLFAEEQRRSRQLAFLNNVSRTAISSDDPVHMLGQIVSEIQKNFSFDHIGIGLLDYGTKEIEIKAEAGATAHAMGKRIPVGSGILGRVARTGERALVQNALPGNLTGILPDSRAVLCIPITYGESLLGVLNIESRNENAFSPQDVLILNTLADLLATALHNAFVFQKLQQQSITDGLTGIKTRRFFWEALSAEWKRASRSGRPFSVVLIDLDKFKEVNDTMGHFEGDLVLARVGRLLEQKSRQSNVVARYGGDEFIILMPETGSEQAQVLAERLRQWLATDPMLSEHKITGSFGVASFPMHGFSIEDIIRVADAGMYVSKRSGGNSVSTAQEFVEGQDFARQRQQISAYIEGFLQREHTGPEHLEELTSTLFKLCCGDEGCNVPVLKEAIESLSRAAESRELQAAGHGDLVARYTEVIARSLGLSSEETADLVYAARIHDVGKIFVPERILNKPGPLADDEFQLVKMHAHVGAVMVGTIPYSDMMREAIEHHHQRFDGSGYPDGLRGEQIPLWARIIALTDSYANMVTEQSFSAARTPEQALEELSKMSGIRFDGMLVRLLLRSLKSERMSSGSGH; this is encoded by the coding sequence ATGAACAGTATAGTCACTACGACAACGGTACTCGTCCCGGGTTTTGTCTCGGTTCTGTTGTTCCTCGTCTTTACTTATCTGCACGAACAAAGCCGGCAGCCTTACTTCCGCGCGTGGCAGCTGGCGTGGGCCGCTTATTCCCTGCACTACGTTGTGGATGCGTTCCCGTCGTCTCCGTTCTCCTTCCTGCTGAGTGAACTCTTCCTGGTGGCGATGGTACTGTGCATCTTCGTTTCCACCCGGCTGATGCGTGGCCCGGATCACCTGCGTTGGTACGATGCAGCGGTTGGCGGTGCGGGCGTTGTCCTCGCCGGCATCACATTGAGCCAGCACATTGTAGATGGCGCCTTTCGTCCCGACGTACAACCCAGCATTCGTTTGGGTGTAGGCCTGGCCGTCATTCTGCTGTATAGCTCGTGGTGCTTTTATGTGAACGGCCACAAGCGGGGATCGCTGGCCTTCCAGGTGCTCGGAATCTCGCTGGCGCTGTGGGCTGCGCTCTGGGCAGTGGGGCAAGTGCAGAGTCCGTTGGGAGAAATGTTTGGCAGCGCCAGCCGTTTATTTGGCGCAGTGCCGCAGATGCTCCTGGGCATTGCGATGGTGATGGTGCTGTTTGAGAACCAGCGCAATGCGGTGCAGGAGAATACGCTGGCCTTGTCAACGTTAGGGGTGGACCCCCGCCGTCTGCTTTTCGCCGAAGATCTCGTCCCCAGTATGCAAGCCGCGCTGGAGCGCCTGCGTAGCGCCCTGGCCATGGAACGAGCCGCGATCGTGATCACCGAGCGCTGGCGTAGTCTGTTGCCTTCGGTGCAGCAAGGTTTCTCTCCGGGATTTCTGGAGGCGATGGAAAAAAGCGGCGCCGGAGATTACATCTGCGAACTGGCTTACCGGCAGAGTGGAATTTATACCGTGCAGGGGCTGGCCGAAATGACGGAGCCTCTTCCGGTCGCGCCACTGGGGACTTTCGCCGAATTCAAGCGAATTCTCACGGAGGCGGACGTCCGTAATCTGACCGCAGTCAACCTGCGGACGCGCGAACACAATTTCGGCGTGATTCTGTTTCCGCACGCGGAACGCCGAGGGTTCGGTTCGTCAGGCCCGCATTTGATGGTCGGTCTGGCGTTACAGCTCGGGCTCACGCTCGAAAATTACGCCATCAGCCACGACGCTCATCGGCGGACGAAAGAGTACGAATTGCTGACCGAGATTGGAAAGGCCATCAGTTCGCGCCTCGATCAGGACGAAATCCTGCGCACGATCCAAATCGAACTGGGACAGATTTTCGATACCAGCCACTTCTATATTGCGTTTCAGGAAGGCGACCGGATCGAATTCGAACTCGAAGTCCGAGAAAACCGGGTTCTGCCCAAGCGCACCCGCGAACTGCGCAACGCCTTCACCGAGTACGTCATCCGCAGCGGCGAACCGCTTCTCATCCGCTCCGATCTTGAGACCACGCGGAGCAACCTCGGCATCTCACATATTCCAAGCCGTCCGGCGAAATGCCTGATCGCGGCTCCGATTTTCCTGAACAACAAGGCCTACGGAATCATGGTCGCGATGAATCCGGAATGCGAATTCGTCTTCGAGCAGCGCGATCTCGATGTTCTGGTCACTGCCGCCGGTCAGGTTTCAGTGGCGGTAGAGAATGCCCGATTGTTTGCCGAAGAGCAGCGCCGCTCGCGCCAGCTCGCCTTTCTTAACAATGTCTCGCGCACGGCCATCTCCAGCGACGATCCGGTCCACATGCTGGGCCAGATCGTGAGTGAGATCCAAAAGAATTTCAGTTTCGATCACATCGGAATCGGACTGCTCGACTACGGAACCAAAGAAATCGAGATCAAGGCCGAGGCGGGTGCAACGGCGCACGCCATGGGAAAGCGCATCCCGGTGGGCAGCGGTATTCTGGGCCGCGTAGCCCGCACCGGGGAACGCGCGCTGGTGCAGAACGCGTTACCGGGCAATCTAACGGGAATTCTTCCGGACTCCCGTGCGGTCCTATGCATTCCCATCACCTACGGCGAGTCGCTGCTGGGCGTTCTCAACATCGAAAGCCGCAACGAGAACGCGTTCTCTCCGCAGGACGTTCTCATTCTCAACACCCTGGCTGACTTGCTGGCCACAGCGCTGCACAATGCTTTCGTCTTCCAGAAACTGCAACAGCAGTCCATCACCGACGGCCTGACCGGAATCAAGACGCGGCGTTTTTTCTGGGAAGCCTTGTCGGCAGAGTGGAAACGCGCGTCGCGCTCCGGACGCCCGTTCTCGGTGGTGCTCATCGACCTCGACAAATTCAAAGAAGTCAACGACACCATGGGCCACTTCGAGGGCGATCTCGTGCTGGCTCGGGTGGGCCGCTTGCTCGAACAAAAATCGCGGCAATCGAACGTCGTGGCCCGCTATGGCGGCGATGAGTTCATAATTCTGATGCCGGAGACCGGTTCCGAACAGGCCCAGGTGCTGGCTGAACGCCTGCGCCAATGGCTGGCAACGGATCCCATGCTGAGCGAACACAAGATCACCGGCAGCTTCGGAGTCGCAAGTTTTCCCATGCACGGCTTCTCGATCGAAGACATTATTCGCGTGGCCGACGCTGGCATGTATGTCTCCAAGCGCTCGGGAGGGAATTCCGTCTCGACGGCGCAGGAATTTGTCGAGGGCCAGGACTTCGCCCGCCAACGCCAGCAAATCTCCGCGTATATCGAAGGATTTCTGCAACGCGAACACACCGGACCTGAGCATCTGGAAGAATTGACGTCGACCCTGTTCAAACTTTGCTGCGGTGACGAGGGCTGCAATGTGCCCGTGCTGAAAGAAGCGATTGAATCGCTGAGCCGCGCCGCCGAGTCGCGGGAGTTACAGGCCGCTGGGCATGGCGATCTGGTCGCGCGCTATACCGAGGTGATTGCACGGTCCCTGGGCTTATCCTCGGAAGAAACCGCCGATTTGGTGTATGCGGCCCGGATTCACGACGTAGGCAAGATTTTCGTTCCCGAGCGCATTCTGAATAAACCAGGCCCCCTCGCCGACGACGAATTTCAACTGGTCAAAATGCATGCGCACGTGGGCGCGGTGATGGTCGGAACCATTCCGTACAGCGACATGATGCGAGAGGCGATCGAGCATCATCACCAACGCTTTGACGGCTCGGGGTATCCCGATGGCTTGCGGGGTGAGCAGATTCCGCTGTGGGCGCGAATTATCGCACTCACCGACTCCTACGCCAATATGGTCACTGAGCAATCCTTCTCGGCCGCGAGAACGCCGGAGCAAGCCCTCGAGGAACTGTCGAAGATGAGCGGAATCCGCTTCGACGGCATGCTGGTAAGACTGCTGCTGCGCAGCCTGAAGTCAGAGCGCATGTCGTCGGGCTCGGGACACTGA
- a CDS encoding SDR family oxidoreductase: MSIPLSLSGKVALISGGSRGIGAATVRMFAAAGAKVAFGYRSARAQAEALAKECGSAVCHPIASDLNHPDAARALVAETVRHFGRLDILVANHGVWAAADVPIENMSDEQWRSTMSINLDGVFGLVKHGVAQMKAQPRTNAPAGHIVLISSTSGQRGEAFHCDYSATKGALISMVKGLSTELAPAGIYVNCVAPGWVDTEMSAGTLADPKSGDEIRSTIPLGRVGRPEEIAAPVLFLCTEHAAFITGEVFNVNGGAVLAG, from the coding sequence ATGTCGATCCCTCTTTCTCTTTCGGGCAAAGTTGCACTCATCTCCGGTGGTTCGCGCGGCATTGGCGCGGCCACGGTGCGCATGTTCGCGGCGGCGGGCGCGAAGGTGGCTTTCGGTTATCGCAGCGCCCGCGCGCAGGCGGAAGCGCTGGCCAAAGAATGTGGCTCCGCCGTCTGCCATCCCATTGCTTCCGATCTCAATCATCCGGATGCGGCGCGGGCACTGGTTGCCGAAACCGTCCGGCATTTCGGACGGCTCGATATTCTTGTCGCCAACCACGGCGTCTGGGCCGCCGCAGACGTGCCGATCGAGAACATGTCGGATGAACAATGGCGTTCCACTATGTCGATTAATCTCGATGGCGTATTCGGGCTGGTGAAACACGGCGTCGCGCAGATGAAAGCCCAGCCTCGCACCAACGCGCCAGCCGGACACATTGTGCTGATCAGTTCTACCAGCGGCCAGCGCGGCGAAGCCTTTCACTGCGACTACTCCGCGACCAAGGGCGCTCTCATCAGCATGGTCAAGGGACTGTCGACCGAGTTGGCGCCGGCCGGCATCTATGTAAATTGCGTGGCCCCGGGATGGGTCGATACGGAGATGAGCGCCGGGACCCTCGCGGACCCCAAAAGTGGCGACGAAATCCGCAGCACGATTCCGCTCGGCCGCGTCGGCCGTCCCGAGGAGATTGCCGCCCCGGTGCTGTTCTTGTGCACCGAGCACGCCGCCTTCATCACTGGAGAGGTCTTCAATGTCAACGGCGGCGCGGTTCTCGCAGGATAG